In Pseudomonadota bacterium, one genomic interval encodes:
- a CDS encoding secondary thiamine-phosphate synthase enzyme YjbQ, protein MVVQESLTYRTQGRGSIELTEDVARIVSRCGVRQGLCHVFVHHTSASLMLCENADPTVLRDLEAFMARLVPDGDPLFRHTAEGPDDMPAHVRSVLTQSALTIPVSEGRCMLGTWQGIYLWEHRRHSHRRQVTVTVCGQ, encoded by the coding sequence ATGGTAGTGCAAGAAAGCCTGACTTATCGCACCCAAGGAAGGGGAAGCATCGAGCTGACCGAGGATGTGGCGCGTATCGTCTCCCGGTGCGGCGTCCGGCAGGGGCTATGCCATGTGTTCGTGCACCACACCAGCGCTTCGCTGATGCTCTGCGAGAACGCCGATCCCACCGTATTGCGCGATCTGGAAGCCTTTATGGCGCGTCTGGTGCCGGATGGCGACCCGTTGTTCCGTCATACCGCCGAGGGTCCCGACGACATGCCGGCCCACGTGCGCTCGGTGCTGACCCAATCGGCGCTGACCATCCCGGTGAGCGAGGGCCGATGTATGCTCGGGACCTGGCAAGGGATCTACCTTTGGGAGCATCGTCGTCATAGCCATCGGCGCCAGGTGACCGTCACCGTCTGCGGGCAATGA